Proteins encoded together in one Lathyrus oleraceus cultivar Zhongwan6 chromosome 5, CAAS_Psat_ZW6_1.0, whole genome shotgun sequence window:
- the LOC127082432 gene encoding uncharacterized protein LOC127082432, with protein MRFEFPDKDIMFIRDFNIPGPGEGPEPGSRYTSVFDGASNEKGHGIWAIITSSTGFHIPFTARLCFDCKNNMAEYEACIYGIEAAIDLRIKILEMYGDSTLVISQVLGDWKTRDKKLISYRENVVKLIPYFDEITFHYIPREENQLADALATLASMFKVK; from the coding sequence ATGAGATTTGAATTTCCTGATAAGGACATCATGTTCATTCGAGATTTTAATATTCCAGGCCCTGGCGAAGGACCCGAACCAGGATCACGATATACGTCCGTGTTTGACGGTGCCTCTAATGAAAAAGGTCATGGGATATGGGCAATTATCACATCTTCGACTGGTTTTCACATCCCGTTCACCGCTAGATTATGCTTTGACTGCAaaaacaacatggcagaatatgaggcATGTATCTATGGTATCGAAGcagccattgatctgagaatcaagatTCTTGAGATGTATGGGGACTCTACTTTAGTGATCAGTCAAGTTCTAGGAGATTGGAAAACTCGAGATAAGAAACTTATTTCATATAGAGAAAACGTGGTGAAACTGATTCCTTATTTTGATGAAATCACTTTTCATTATATCCCAAGGGAAGAGAATCAGTTAGCCGATGCTCTAGCTACTCTAGCATCCATGTTTAAAGTCAAGTG